The Terriglobales bacterium region GGCCGGCCTGTTCCTGGTGTTCGCGACCGTCGACCCGGCGGCCGGCCATCGCGGCATCACCTGCTTCCTGGTCGAGCGCGCGGCGCCCGGCTTCTCGATCGGGCGCCACGAGGACAAGCTCGGGATCCGCGCCTCGAGCACCTGCGAGCTGATCCTCGACGGCTGCACCGTTCCGGGCGACAACGTGCTCGGACCGATCGGCTTGGGCTATAAGGTCGCGATCGAGACGCTGAACGAAGGCCGCATCGGCATCGGCGCGCAGATGGTGGGCGTGGCCCGCGGCGCCTGGGAATACGCCGTGAAGTACGCCCAGGAGCGCCAGCAATTCGGCAAGGCCATCGCCGAATTCCAGGGCCTGCAGTTCCAGCTCGCGCAGATGGCTACCGACATCGAGGCGGCGCGCCTGATGGTCTACAACGCCGCCCGCATGAAGGATGCCGGCATGAGCTTCGTCAAGGAAGCCGCCATGACCAAGCTGTTCGCTTCCCAGGTCGCGGAGCGGGTAACTTCGATGGCGGTCGAGATCTATGGCGGCTACGGCTTCACCAAGGACTACCCGGTAGAGAAGTACTGGCGGGACTCGAAGATCGGCAAGATCTACGAAGGCACGTCGAACATGCAGCTACAGACCATCGCCAAGATGGTGCTGGGAAAATGAACCGCCGTCGGGAGGCAGATCCTGGGCGATAAAGAGCGCCGGCGTTTTGAGCGGCACACCATTCCCGGAGACGCGTATGCGGTCGATGAAAGCGGCCGCGAACTGGGGAAGGTTGTGATGGCGGGCGGCGGTGGCATGGCGTTCGAGCTGGCGGCCGGCCTCGCGGTCGCGGATTTTCCCACCGGGCGCAGACTGCGCATCACCGTGGTCGAGCCGCAGACCCATACCAGCCACACGCTGGAAGTACACGTCGTCTACCAGGATGGTCGCGAGGTAGGCGTCGAGTTCATCGGCGCCAGGAGCCCGTTCGCAACCTAGCTCCGGGCGCTTCGTCCCACATGAAATGAGCGACCCATACAAGGCACTTGGGCGATCCTCTGGGCCTGCGTTATCCTGAGCGGCCTGCTAAGGAAAGACCAACGACCGGAAGAGCCGGAGGAGTGTTGCGCCGACGATTTTTCTCGCTTGTCCTGCCACTGGCCTTGCTGGGCTCGGGAGCGCTGACCTACAGCTTCCGCGAGCTGGAGCGCGTTGACGAACAGTTCGCCCGCGAAGTGCGCCTGGCACAGGAGCAGGCCGTGCGGATGCAGGCGCATCTGGTCCTGTTCCGCGAACTGGCCGTTCCCCGCGGCGGTACGTTCGCGGAAACGCTGGCCGATGCCGGGTTGGAGCGCGCCACCGTGGCCGGCATCGTGGCCGCCGCCAGCCAGGTCTATGACCTGCGGCGGGTGCGCGCCGGGAGCGCGCTGGGGGTCGGAGAATCGGTCGAGGGCGATGTGCGCGCCGTGCGCTACCGCATCGACCCGGAGCACGAGCTGCGCGTGTTGCGCGCGGGCGACGACTTCCGCGC contains the following coding sequences:
- a CDS encoding acyl-CoA dehydrogenase family protein; its protein translation is AGLFLVFATVDPAAGHRGITCFLVERAAPGFSIGRHEDKLGIRASSTCELILDGCTVPGDNVLGPIGLGYKVAIETLNEGRIGIGAQMVGVARGAWEYAVKYAQERQQFGKAIAEFQGLQFQLAQMATDIEAARLMVYNAARMKDAGMSFVKEAAMTKLFASQVAERVTSMAVEIYGGYGFTKDYPVEKYWRDSKIGKIYEGTSNMQLQTIAKMVLGK
- a CDS encoding PilZ domain-containing protein, whose amino-acid sequence is MGDKERRRFERHTIPGDAYAVDESGRELGKVVMAGGGGMAFELAAGLAVADFPTGRRLRITVVEPQTHTSHTLEVHVVYQDGREVGVEFIGARSPFAT